In the genome of Bos mutus isolate GX-2022 chromosome 20, NWIPB_WYAK_1.1, whole genome shotgun sequence, one region contains:
- the CCDC127 gene encoding coiled-coil domain-containing protein 127 has protein sequence MNNLNDPPNWNIRPNSRADGGDGSRWNYALLVPMLGLAAFRWIWSRESRKEIEKEREAYRQRTAAFQRDLEARYHATIAESRRAVAHLSLELEKEQNRTTSYREALISQGRKLVEEKKLLEQERAQVLQERRQPLRSAYLRCLGQEEDWQRRARLLLSEFEAALTERQSIYCSLVLPRRRRLELEKSLLVRASTDPVAADLEMAAGLTDIFKHDTHCGDVWNTNKRQNGRLMWLYLRYWELIIELKKFKQVEKAILEK, from the exons ATGAATAACTTAAATGACCCCCCAAATTGGAATATCCGGCCCAATTCCAGGgctgatggaggtgatggaagcaGATGGAATTATGCCCTATTGGTTCCAATGCTGGGACTAGCTGCTTTTC GCTGGATTTGGTCTAGGGAGtcgagaaaagaaatagaaaaggagagagaagcgTACCGTCAGAGGACAGCTGCCTTCCAGCGGGACCTTGAAGCCAGGTACCATGCCACAATTGCAGAAAGCCGGCGGGCCGTGGCACACTTGTCCCTGGAACTTGAAAAGGAGCAGAACAGAACAACTAGTTACCGAGAAGCCCTCATCTCTCAGGGGCGCAAGTTGGTGGAAGAGAAGAAACTTCTGGAGCAGGAGCGGGCTCAGGTCCTTCAGGAGAGGAGGCAGCCCTTGCGGAGTGCGTACCTGCGCTGCCTGGGCCAGGAGGAGGACTGGCAGCGCAGGGCCAGGCTCCTGCTGAGCGAGTTCGAGGCCGCGCTCACCGAGAGACAGAGCATCTACTGCAGCCTGGTGCTCCCGCGCCGCAGGCGCCTCGAGCTCGAGAAGAGCTTGCTGGTCCGTGCGTCCACCGACCCGGTGGCTGCAGACCTCGAGATGGCAGCTGGCCTCACTGACATATTTAAGCACGATACGCACTGTGGAGACGTCTGGAACACCAACAAGCGCCAAAACGGGAGGCTCATGTGGCTGTATCTCAGATACTGGGAACTGATCATTGAACTGAAGAAGTTTAAGCAGGTAGAGAAAGCCATACTGGAAAAGTAA